The Juglans regia cultivar Chandler chromosome 2, Walnut 2.0, whole genome shotgun sequence genome includes a window with the following:
- the LOC108994217 gene encoding uncharacterized protein LOC108994217, with product MAKTASSLFQNLKRYFKKPWEITGPCADPEYRSALPGALEYRVTCPATIKIEPWIPNSDPETVFDIKYYTRDQRRNRPPIRRTVLKKADVEKLMKEKTFGVSDFPSVYLTAKVEEDENARGGGYQ from the coding sequence ATGGCGAAGACTGCGTCATCTCTCTTCCAGAACCTGAAGCGCTACTTCAAGAAGCCCTGGGAGATCACAGGACCTTGCGCCGACCCAGAATACAGGTCAGCTTTGCCCGGAGCCCTCGAGTACAGGGTCACCTGCCCCGCCACCATCAAGATCGAGCCATGGATCCCCAACTCCGACCCCGAAACCGTATTTGACATCAAGTACTACACCCGCGATCAACGTCGCAACCGCCCTCCCATCCGCCGGACTGTGCTTAAGAAGGCCGACGTGGAGAAGCTGATGAAGGAGAAGACGTTCGGTGTCTCGGACTTTCCGAGTGTCTATCTGACTGCCAAGGTCGAGGAGGATGAGAATGCTCGTGGCGGAGGGTACCAGTAA